In the Natrinema sp. CBA1119 genome, ATCATAAAATATGAGTAGAAATGACACTGGAACTGAAAGATTCTTTTCCTCGCTCCACCGATCACTCCTTGGCTATCTACTCGCGCTAGCTGGTCTAGCCGGTCTCGGGCTGGTGACGCAAGGCGATAGCTTGCTATCCAGCATTGTCGGAGTCGTCGTTGTTGGTACTACAGGATGTTGGATCGGGTATCTGTTCATCGACGGTCTGCGAGAGCGATAATGCTGTCAGGTAGAGACGCCGCGACTCTCACGTTACATCTCGATCATCGGATAGGACAACGCCAAGCGGAACTGTTCGATGATACCCGTTGAACCGAATCGCCAGCTTTTCCGTAAACGCCGATAGCCGAAATTGCTGCTACTCTTCGTCGTCTGCCAGCTTGAACTTCTGAATCTTCCCGGAGGTCGTTCGCGGGAGTTCGTCGATAAACTCGATCTCGCGGGGATGTTTGTAGCTGGCCACTTCCTCGAGACAGAACTCCGTGAGATCCTCGGCGGTCACGTCGCTGCCGGGCTCGACGCCCTCGGCGGGGACGATGAACGCCTTTGGCACCTCGTTGCGTCGTTCGTCCGGGATTCCGACGACGGCCGCGTCCGCGACGGCCTCGTGCTCGAGGAGGAGGTTCTCGAGTTCGCTGGGGTAGACGTTGTAGCCGGCGGTGTTGATCATGTGCTTTTTCCGGTCGACGATCTCGTAGTAGTTGTTCCCGTCGCGGCGGGCGATGTCGCCGGTCCGAAAGTAGCCGTGCTCGGTGAAGGCCTGCTCGGTGGCCTCGGGCAAGTTGAGATACCCTTTCATGACCTGCGGGCCGCGGACGACGAGTTCGCCTTTCTCACCGGGCGCGACCTCATCCCCAGCCTCGTCGACGATCTTGCAGTCGGTCATCCGCAGGGGCTGGCCGATCGTCCCGTGTTTCAGGCCGAACGTCGAGCCGCTCTGGGTGTGGGTCGCGCCGTGGGTCTCGGTGAGGCCGTACCCCTCCGAGATGTCGACGCCTGCGGTCTCCTCGAACCGCTCTTGGACCGCGGTCGAGAGCTTCGCGCCGCCCTCGGAAGCCGACTCGAGACTGCTGAGATCGTACTCGCCGAAGTCATCGGAGTCGACCATGTCGGCGTACATCGTTGTCACGCCGACGAAGTGGGTGATCCCCTCGTCTTCGATGAGTTGCATACACTCCTGGGCGTCCCACTCGAGGGCGCTGCGGAAGTAGAGGCGGCCGCCGCCGACCAGCGGCTGGAGCGCCGTGTGGGTGAAGCCGGTGATGTGGTAGAGGGGGAGCCACGTGAGACTGCGGACGTCCTCGGGCTCGACGTCGACGTTCGAGGCGGTCAGGGGCCACATGAGC is a window encoding:
- a CDS encoding class I adenylate-forming enzyme family protein; translation: MDLEAVDQSARAGNVAKLFDQTAAQHGDAQAMEHHGRRWTHEEVRDWTAELAGGLHDIGLEPGDRMLLFLPNCPQYLVASIGAFKAGVEISPVNPQYKRREVAYQLEDTDASAIVTHPALREVVDQAIEDAEMEPEIITIRSEDWPRDDADRAFEELRGEPTLVDRADDDVALLPYTSGTTGDPKGVQLTHENTRAQLMWPLTASNVDVEPEDVRSLTWLPLYHITGFTHTALQPLVGGGRLYFRSALEWDAQECMQLIEDEGITHFVGVTTMYADMVDSDDFGEYDLSSLESASEGGAKLSTAVQERFEETAGVDISEGYGLTETHGATHTQSGSTFGLKHGTIGQPLRMTDCKIVDEAGDEVAPGEKGELVVRGPQVMKGYLNLPEATEQAFTEHGYFRTGDIARRDGNNYYEIVDRKKHMINTAGYNVYPSELENLLLEHEAVADAAVVGIPDERRNEVPKAFIVPAEGVEPGSDVTAEDLTEFCLEEVASYKHPREIEFIDELPRTTSGKIQKFKLADDEE